The Eleginops maclovinus isolate JMC-PN-2008 ecotype Puerto Natales chromosome 24, JC_Emac_rtc_rv5, whole genome shotgun sequence genome contains a region encoding:
- the pspc1 gene encoding paraspeckle component 1, with the protein MANRNMHQATMQSNNSPQPALRTTDSSEESPVNKDSPEPKEEPSPAAEPAEGAGEGSEEPRDEMTLDINSFRKPGEKTFTQRSRLFVGNLPVDIPEEEFKDMFAKYGNVSEVFINRERGFGFIRLETRTLAEIAKCELDGTVMNNRPIRIRFATHSSALTVRNLLPAVTNELLEQAFSEFGPVERAIVVTDDRGRPTGRGIVEFANKAAARKALERCTEGALLLTNTPCPAIVEPSEHFDDEDGQPEKLLHKTPKYYKERELKPHFAQPGTFEFEYSSRWKALHEMEKQQKEQVDKNIKEAKEKLEAELESAKHEHQLMMMRKDLMRRQEELRRLEELRNQELQRRQQIEMRHEEERRRREEEMMRHREQEDLRRPAEGFKPNYPDNREQEMRGGEMGPRGAGNMGDGYNQGSPGPNGNQGQMMGMSGRGAAIGPEGTANIGSPLMSENGAMRNDRFPQGGPMGGRPEVESPNQQQQQQQQQQQQQQQQPLGPQAGQGPGFGRGSPVGGAFDGPNNKRRRY; encoded by the exons ATGGCTAACCGAAACATGCATCAAGCGACCATGCAAAGCAATAATTCCCCCCAACCAGCTTTACGCACCACCGACTCCTCAGAGGAGTCACCGGTGAACAAAGACAGTCCAGAGCCGAAGGAGGAGCCTTCTCCGGCGGCCGAACCAGCGGAAGGAGCCGGGGAAGGCAGCGAGGAACCCCGGGATGAAATGACCCTGGATATCAATAGTTTTAGGAAGCCTGGGGAGAAGACTTTCACCCAGAGATCACGGCTGTTTGTGGGCAACCTGCCTGTGGATATCCCCGAGGAAGAGTTCAAAGATATGTTTGCTAAATATGGAAATGTCAGCGAGGTGTTTATCAACAGAGAGAGGGGCTTCGGCTTCATTCGCTTG GAGACACGGACACTAGCAGAGATTGCTAAATGTGAGCTGGATGGGACTGTGATGAACAACCGACCAATCAGGATACGCTTCGCTACACACAGTTCTGCGCTGACTGTGCGCAACCTGTTGCCTGCAGTGACCAATGAGCTGCTAGAACAG GCGTTTTCTGAGTTTGGGCCGGTGGAGCGGGCTATTGTGGTGACAGATGACCGCGGTCGTCCCACCGGGAGAGGCATTGTGGAGTTTGCAAACAAAGCGGCTGCACGAAAAGCTCTGGAGCGCTGCACAGAGGGAGCGCTGCTGCTGACCAA CACACCTTGTCCAGCTATTGTAGAGCCCTCAGAGCACTTTGATGATGAGGACGGACAGCCTGAGAAACTGCTGCACAAGACACCCAAGTACTATAA ggAGCGAGAACTGAAGCCACATTTTGCCCAGCCGGGGACTTTTGAGTTTGAATACTCGTCCCGCTGGAAAGCCCTCCATGAGATGGAGAAACAGCAGAAGGAGCAGGTGGACAAGAACATCAAAGAGGCCAAAGAGAAGCTGGAGGCCGAGCTGGAGTCAGCCAAACACGAACATCAGCTCATGATGATGAGAAAGG ATCTGATGAGGCGccaggaggagctgaggaggctGGAGGAGCTCCGCAATCAGGAGCTGCAGAGACGACAGCAGATAGAGATGAG gcatgaagaggagaggaggaggagagaggaggagatgatgaGGCACAGAGAACAGGAGGACCTGAGACGTCCAGCAGAGGGATTCAAACCAAACTACCCGGACAAC AGAGAACAGGAAATGAGAGGTGGGGAGATGGGCCCCCGTGGAGCCGGTAACATGGGAG ATGGATATAACCAGGGCTCTCCGGGGCCCAATGGTAACCAGGGTCAGATGATGGGCATGAGTGGAAGGGGAGCAGCCATCGGCCCAGAGGGAACGGCAAATATAGGGTCGCCATTGATGTCGGAGAACGGAGCCATG CGGAACGATAGGTTTCCGCAGGGAGGACCAATGGGGGGGCGACCAGAAGTTGAATCCCCAaatcagcagcaacagcaacaacaacagcagcaacaacaacagcaacagcagccacTGGGCCCTCAGGCTGGACAGGGCCCAGGATTTGGGAGGGGGAGTCCAGTAGGGGGTGCTTTTGATGGACCAAATAACAAACGCCGCAGATACTAA
- the lypd6 gene encoding ly6/PLAUR domain-containing protein 6 produces the protein MEAWPTVAWVLLMTNIAVWLRTVHSRDFTMTDIIQLHPSTTPHPGSFKCFTCEDAADNYECNRWAPDVYCPKDARYCHTLHMMDNHGDSVSVTKRCVSLKDCQFTGCADVTDNGYQMCSSCCEGNICNVFVPRNASSAIFSSSSPLVSSSTVHLPTALSYLLISICTAAHL, from the exons ATGGAGGCCTGGCCAACCGTGGCCTGGGTCCTGCTGATGACCAACATTGCTGTCTGGCTGAGAACTGTCCACTCCCGGGACTTCACCATGACAGACATCATCCAGCTGCATCCCTCAA CCACTCCTCATCCTGGCAGCTTCAAGTGCTTCACGTGTGAAGACGCGGCAGATAACTATGAGTGCAACCGCTGGGCGCCGGATGTTTACTGTCCAAAAG ATGCCAGATACTGTCACACACTGCACATGATGGACAACCATGGAGACAGTGTGTCTGTGACCAAGCGCTGTGTGAGCCTGAAGGACTGTCAGTTTACCGGCTGTGCTGACGTCACTGATAACGGCTATCAG ATGTGCTCGTCCTGCTGCGAGGGGAACATCTGTAACGTGTTTGTGCCGAGGAATGCCAGCAGCGCCATCTTTTCCTCGTCTTCTCCTCTGGTCAGCTCGAGCACCGTGCATCTCCCGACAGCGCTGAGCTACCTCCTCATCAGCATCTGCACAGCAGCTCATCTCTGA
- the mmadhca gene encoding metabolism of cobalamin associated Da, producing the protein MSSSVLCGRGRLVLTKTAGHQVLAALRVGRTRTFSAASSDEPYIASSHTQSGPRTVWPDENMGPFGPQDQRFQLPGNSGFDCHLEGMGPQRKTPVHRTVPDVLTAPSCSERHQFILAQFVNEFQGNLGGIDTRVNKAEQYFHQTDTDCAISSCPELLRKDLELMFPSAPTASITVVTVTQSNSRCEEAAEQDREQQLHKFVSGAKEMCFALWTAGYWADFIDPTTGEAFFASPSNQTKLRTEEELTDLGFHIEVSGSCTVIRHILRGTPMFVGTVFTNAPAHSAAIARLQGL; encoded by the exons ATGTCCAGCAGT GTGCTGTGTGGTCGGGGCCGGTTGGTCCTCACTAAGACTGCTGGCCATCAAGTATTAGCTGCCCTGCGAGTCGGCAGAACCAGAACCTTCTCTGCTGCCAGCTCAGACGAGCCGTACATagcttcatcacacacacagtcag GCCCCAGGACCGTGTGGCCCGATGAGAACATGGGACCATTCGGACCTCAGGACCAGCGCTTCCAGTTGCCGGGTAACTCTGGCTTTGACTGCCACCTGGAGGGCATGGGCCCCCAAAGAAAGACTCCAGTCCACAGGACGGTGCCGGATGTACTGACGGCCCCGAGCTGCTCAGAGAGACACCAGTTCATCCTGGCCCAGTTTGTAAATGAGTTCCAG GGAAACTTAGGTGGTATAGACACGAGAGTGAACAAAGCTGAGCAGTACTTTCATCAGACGGACACAGACTGCGCCATCAGTTCCTGCCCTGAGCTGCTGAGAAAAG atcTCGAGCTGATGTTCCCCTCAGCGCCCACTGCCTCCATCACAGTGGTGACGGTCACACAGAGCAACAGTCGGTGTGAGGAGGCGGCAGAGCaggacagagagcagcagctccACAAA TTTGTGAGCGGAGCAAAGGAAATGTGCTTCGCTCTGTGGACTGCCGGCTACTGGGCGGACTTTATTGACCCGACAACAGGAGAAGCT TTCTTTGCATCTCCATCAAATCAAACCAAACTGCGGACAGAGGAGGAACTAACAGATCTGGGCTTCCACATCGAGGTGTCCGGCTCCTGCACAGTTATTCGCCACATCCTGAGAGGAACGCCTATGTTCGTGGGGACCGTTTTCACCAACGCACCTGCTCACAGTGCTGCTATTGCAAGACTACAAGGACTTTAA